From a region of the Pseudomonadaceae bacterium SI-3 genome:
- the ahpC gene encoding peroxiredoxin has protein sequence MSLINTQVQPFKVNAFHNGKFIEVTEESLKGKWSVLIFMPAAFTFNCPTEIEDAANSYAEFQKAGTEVYIVTTDTHFSHKVWHETSPAVGKAQFPLIGDPTHQLTRAFGVHIEEEGLALRGTFLINPEGVIKTVEIHSNEIARDVSETLRKLKAAQYTAAHPGEVCPAKWKEGEATLAPSLDLVGKI, from the coding sequence ATGTCTCTGATCAACACCCAAGTCCAGCCGTTCAAAGTCAACGCTTTCCACAATGGCAAGTTCATCGAAGTCACCGAAGAGTCCCTTAAGGGCAAATGGTCGGTGCTGATCTTCATGCCGGCAGCCTTTACCTTCAACTGCCCGACCGAGATCGAAGACGCTGCCAACAGCTACGCCGAGTTCCAGAAGGCCGGTACCGAGGTGTATATCGTCACCACCGATACCCACTTCTCCCACAAGGTTTGGCACGAGACTTCCCCTGCGGTCGGCAAGGCCCAGTTCCCGCTGATCGGCGACCCGACGCACCAGTTGACCCGCGCTTTCGGCGTGCACATTGAAGAAGAGGGCCTGGCGCTGCGCGGCACCTTCCTGATCAACCCGGAAGGCGTGATCAAAACAGTTGAGATTCATTCCAACGAAATCGCCCGTGATGTCAGTGAGACGCTGCGCAAGCTGAAAGCCGCTCAGTACACCGCCGCTCACCCGGGTGAAGTTTGCCCGGCCAAGTGGAAAGAAGGCGAAGCCACTCTGGCCCCGTCGCTGGATCTGGTCGGCAAGATCTAA
- a CDS encoding 8-oxo-dGTP diphosphatase MutT: protein MKRLHVAAGVVRGANGHVLIAKRPLDKHQGGLWEFPGGKVEEGETAEVALARELAEELGIAVIAARPLIQVRHDYPDKQVLLDVWEVREFDGEPHGAEGQPLAWVAAEDLPRYDFPAANRPIIAAARLPKSYLITPDNLAPQELLCGVASVLDAGVRMLQLRCPSLSDARYRALAAQVLEMCAGRAQVMLKGPLEWAHDFPDAGWHLTASQLRKYAGAGRPLEPERWLAASCHDLAELDLAKQIGVDFIVLSPILATASHPEARPLGWQCAAQLLLGFAQPAYLLGGLGPSDVARAAQVGAQGVAGIRAFWP from the coding sequence ATGAAACGGCTCCACGTCGCCGCTGGAGTGGTCCGTGGCGCCAACGGTCACGTGCTGATCGCCAAGCGCCCCTTGGACAAGCACCAAGGTGGGCTATGGGAGTTCCCCGGCGGCAAGGTCGAGGAAGGTGAGACTGCAGAGGTTGCGCTCGCGCGGGAACTGGCAGAAGAATTGGGCATTGCGGTAATTGCTGCGAGGCCCCTGATTCAAGTCCGCCATGACTATCCGGACAAGCAGGTGCTCCTCGACGTCTGGGAAGTGCGTGAGTTTGACGGCGAGCCGCACGGGGCCGAGGGGCAGCCGTTGGCTTGGGTGGCTGCGGAGGATCTGCCGCGTTATGACTTTCCCGCGGCGAACCGGCCGATCATCGCTGCGGCTCGCCTGCCGAAATCGTACCTGATTACCCCGGACAACTTGGCGCCACAGGAGCTGCTTTGCGGTGTGGCGTCCGTGTTGGATGCAGGGGTTCGGATGCTGCAGCTACGCTGCCCCTCGCTGTCGGACGCTCGGTACCGGGCGCTGGCAGCTCAAGTGCTGGAGATGTGTGCCGGGCGTGCGCAGGTGATGCTTAAAGGGCCACTGGAGTGGGCCCATGATTTTCCGGACGCCGGCTGGCATCTAACGGCTTCGCAGCTGCGTAAGTACGCCGGCGCGGGCAGGCCGCTAGAACCGGAGCGATGGCTCGCCGCCTCATGTCACGATTTGGCCGAGTTAGATCTGGCGAAGCAGATAGGGGTTGATTTCATTGTGCTCTCGCCGATACTTGCTACCGCCTCGCACCCCGAAGCGAGGCCTTTGGGGTGGCAATGCGCCGCCCAATTGCTGCTAGGCTTCGCTCAGCCTGCATATCTACTGGGCGGCCTTGGTCCGAGTGATGTGGCGAGGGCAGCTCAGGTTGGTGCGCAGGGCGTCGCTGGAATTCGGGCCTTCTGGCCATGA
- the argJ gene encoding bifunctional ornithine acetyltransferase/N-acetylglutamate synthase (bifunctional arginine biosynthesis protein ArgJ; functions at the 1st and 5th steps in arginine biosynthesis; involved in synthesis of acetylglutamate from glutamate and acetyl-CoA and ornithine by transacetylation between acetylornithine and glutmate): MAVGLGPLPTLHPVPGFELGIASAGIKRPGRKDVVVMRCAEGSAVAGVFTLNAFCAAPVILAKQRAQGTVRYLLTNTGNANAGTGEPGMQAAIRSCASLATLAGVSADAILPFSTGVIGELLPVEKIETALPAALADLNENHWAEAATGIMTTDTLPKGASRQFEHAGVTVTVTGISKGAGMIRPNMATMLGYIATDAKVAQPVLQDLLRDAANKSFNRITIDGDTSTNDCCMLIATGKADIAEITEASGELFTKLKQAVFDVIMEVAQSIVRDGEGATKFVTVQVNGGRNHQECLDVGYAVAHSPLIKTALFASDPNWGRILAAVGRAGVPELDVSKIDVYLGAICIASQGGRSPSYTEEQGAAVMAEEEIEIRIELGRGDCSETIWTTDLSHEYVRINAEYRT; encoded by the coding sequence ATGGCTGTCGGTCTTGGTCCCCTACCTACACTGCACCCGGTTCCCGGTTTCGAGCTCGGCATCGCTTCGGCGGGTATCAAGCGACCTGGCCGCAAGGACGTCGTAGTGATGCGTTGCGCTGAAGGCTCAGCGGTCGCGGGTGTATTCACCCTCAACGCCTTTTGCGCGGCGCCCGTCATTCTTGCGAAGCAGCGGGCTCAGGGAACGGTACGTTACCTACTGACCAATACAGGAAACGCTAACGCTGGAACTGGTGAGCCTGGAATGCAGGCAGCCATCCGCAGCTGTGCCAGCCTGGCCACGTTGGCTGGCGTGAGCGCCGATGCAATCCTGCCGTTTTCAACCGGCGTCATCGGTGAGTTGCTGCCAGTTGAGAAGATCGAGACGGCGCTTCCCGCAGCGCTGGCCGACCTCAATGAAAATCACTGGGCCGAAGCCGCCACCGGCATCATGACTACAGACACGCTGCCCAAGGGCGCGAGCCGTCAATTCGAGCACGCTGGCGTGACGGTTACCGTGACCGGTATTTCCAAAGGCGCCGGCATGATCCGTCCCAATATGGCGACCATGCTTGGCTATATCGCAACCGATGCGAAGGTCGCTCAGCCCGTATTGCAGGATCTGCTGCGGGATGCGGCCAACAAGTCGTTCAACCGTATCACTATCGACGGCGACACCTCGACCAACGACTGCTGCATGCTGATCGCTACCGGCAAGGCTGACATCGCTGAAATCACTGAAGCCTCTGGTGAGCTGTTCACCAAGCTCAAGCAGGCGGTCTTCGATGTCATCATGGAAGTGGCTCAGTCCATCGTCCGTGACGGCGAAGGTGCCACCAAGTTCGTCACCGTCCAGGTCAACGGTGGCCGCAACCATCAGGAGTGCCTCGATGTTGGTTATGCTGTCGCGCACTCGCCGTTGATCAAAACAGCACTGTTCGCCTCCGATCCGAACTGGGGGCGCATTCTGGCGGCAGTCGGTCGTGCAGGCGTTCCCGAGCTGGACGTGAGCAAGATCGATGTCTATCTGGGCGCCATATGTATCGCCAGCCAGGGTGGACGTTCGCCGAGCTATACGGAAGAGCAGGGCGCCGCGGTCATGGCTGAGGAAGAAATCGAGATCCGTATCGAACTCGGTCGCGGTGACTGCAGCGAGACGATCTGGACCACGGACCTCTCTCACGAATACGTGCGGATCAATGCCGAATACCGCACCTGA
- a CDS encoding preprotein translocase subunit SecA, whose product MFAPLMKKLFGSKNEREVKRMLKAVQSVNALEEQMLSLSDEQLRSKTEEFKARLGQGETLDQILPEAFAVCREAGKRVMGMRHFDVQLIGGMTLHEGKIAEMRTGEGKTLVATLAVYLNALAGKGVHVVTVNDYLARRDANWMRPLYEFLGLTVGIVTPFQPPQEKRAAYAADITYGTNNEFGFDYLRDNMAFSLEEKNQRELNFAVIDEVDSILIDEARTPLIISGQAEDSSKLYQQINQLIPLLKQHIEEEEGVVTQEGHFSIDEKTRQVELNESGHQFVEEMLTKAELLAEGESLYSAHNLGLLTHVYSSLRAHKLFHRNVEYIVQNNQVLLIDEHTGRTMPGRRLSEGLHQAIEAKEGLPIQPESQTLASTTFQNYFRLYKKLSGMTGTADTEAFEFMQIYNLPVMVIPTNKPLARKDYNDLVYLTQEEKFAAIIADIKDCQNNGRPVLVGTATIETSEYVSRLLVSEGIEHKVLNAKHHDKEAEIIAQAGRPGAVTIATNMAGRGTDILLGGNWEVEVAALENPTDDQVAQIKSDWQKRHQAVLEAGGLHVIASERHESRRIDNQLRGRAGRQGDAGSSRFYLSLEDSLMRIFASDRVKNFMKALGMESGEAIEHRMVTNAIEKAQRKVEGRNFDMRKQLLEYDDVANEQRKVIYHMRNSLLAAEEIGETISEFRREALDYAINQHIPPQSLPEQWDISGLEAVLYSDFGVRLPVQQWLDEDEKLYEETLRERILEALIAAYNEKEELAGAEALRTFEKQIVLRVLDDLWKDHLSTMDHLRHGIHLRGYAQKNPKQEYKRESFTLFQELLESIKRDSIRVLSHVQVRREDPAEEEQRLRRDAEELAQRMQFQHAEVSALEADQEDPEAEDDVAAAAAPTRTEQKIGRNEPCPCGSGKKYKHCHGQVQ is encoded by the coding sequence ATGTTTGCGCCTTTAATGAAGAAGCTCTTTGGTAGCAAAAATGAGCGTGAGGTCAAGCGCATGCTCAAGGCGGTTCAATCCGTCAATGCGCTCGAAGAGCAGATGCTGTCTCTCTCCGATGAGCAGTTGCGGAGCAAGACCGAAGAGTTCAAGGCCCGCCTCGGCCAAGGCGAGACCCTCGACCAGATTCTTCCCGAAGCGTTTGCCGTTTGCCGCGAAGCTGGCAAGCGTGTGATGGGCATGCGTCACTTCGATGTACAGTTGATCGGCGGCATGACGCTCCATGAAGGCAAAATTGCGGAGATGCGTACCGGTGAGGGCAAGACGCTGGTAGCGACCTTGGCCGTATACCTCAACGCACTGGCGGGCAAAGGCGTACATGTCGTTACAGTGAACGATTACCTGGCGCGTCGTGATGCCAACTGGATGCGTCCGCTGTATGAGTTCCTGGGCTTGACGGTTGGTATCGTCACACCTTTCCAGCCGCCGCAAGAGAAGCGAGCGGCGTACGCCGCCGATATAACCTACGGTACGAACAACGAGTTCGGCTTCGACTACCTGCGCGACAACATGGCGTTCAGCCTCGAAGAAAAGAACCAGCGCGAACTCAATTTTGCGGTCATCGACGAAGTCGACTCGATCCTTATTGATGAAGCCCGCACGCCACTGATTATCTCCGGCCAGGCCGAAGACAGTTCCAAGCTCTATCAGCAAATCAACCAGCTGATCCCTCTGCTCAAGCAGCACATTGAAGAGGAAGAGGGCGTCGTTACCCAGGAAGGTCACTTCTCGATCGACGAAAAGACACGCCAGGTCGAATTGAACGAATCGGGTCACCAATTCGTCGAGGAAATGCTGACCAAGGCAGAGCTGCTCGCCGAAGGCGAGAGTCTGTATTCCGCCCACAACCTCGGCTTGTTGACTCACGTGTATTCCAGCCTGCGTGCGCACAAGCTGTTCCATCGCAACGTCGAGTACATCGTCCAGAATAACCAGGTGCTGTTGATTGACGAGCACACCGGTCGGACCATGCCAGGTCGTCGCCTTTCCGAGGGCCTGCATCAGGCCATCGAAGCCAAGGAAGGGCTGCCGATCCAGCCGGAAAGCCAGACGCTTGCGTCGACCACCTTCCAGAACTACTTCCGTCTGTATAAAAAGCTATCGGGCATGACCGGTACTGCAGACACAGAAGCGTTCGAATTCATGCAGATCTACAACCTGCCGGTAATGGTGATTCCGACCAACAAGCCGCTGGCACGTAAGGACTACAACGACCTTGTCTATCTGACCCAGGAAGAGAAGTTTGCTGCCATCATCGCGGACATCAAGGATTGCCAGAACAACGGTCGTCCCGTTCTGGTGGGCACTGCAACCATCGAAACATCTGAATATGTCTCGCGTCTGCTGGTCAGCGAAGGCATCGAACACAAGGTGCTAAACGCCAAGCACCACGACAAAGAAGCGGAAATCATTGCGCAGGCGGGACGCCCGGGTGCGGTGACCATTGCTACCAACATGGCAGGCCGAGGCACCGACATCCTGCTCGGCGGCAACTGGGAAGTTGAAGTGGCGGCGCTCGAGAATCCAACGGATGATCAGGTCGCGCAAATCAAATCCGACTGGCAGAAGCGTCATCAGGCCGTACTCGAGGCGGGTGGCCTGCATGTGATCGCATCCGAGCGTCACGAGTCGCGCCGTATCGACAACCAGCTACGTGGGCGCGCCGGACGCCAGGGCGACGCCGGTTCGAGTCGCTTCTACCTGTCGCTGGAAGACAGTCTGATGCGCATCTTCGCCTCGGATCGGGTGAAGAACTTCATGAAGGCACTGGGCATGGAGTCCGGTGAGGCGATTGAGCACCGCATGGTGACCAACGCTATCGAAAAGGCCCAGCGCAAAGTCGAAGGCCGCAACTTCGACATGCGTAAGCAATTGCTCGAATATGACGACGTCGCCAACGAGCAGCGCAAGGTGATCTATCACATGCGCAACAGTCTGCTGGCCGCCGAGGAAATCGGAGAGACCATCAGCGAATTCCGCCGCGAGGCACTCGATTACGCCATCAATCAGCACATTCCGCCGCAGTCGCTGCCCGAGCAATGGGATATCAGTGGGCTCGAAGCGGTGCTCTACAGTGATTTCGGAGTGCGGCTACCGGTCCAGCAATGGCTCGACGAAGACGAGAAGCTGTACGAGGAGACGCTGCGCGAGCGCATCCTCGAGGCGCTGATAGCGGCCTACAACGAGAAAGAAGAACTGGCTGGCGCCGAGGCGCTGCGCACTTTCGAGAAGCAGATTGTCCTGCGCGTACTCGACGATCTGTGGAAGGATCACCTGTCGACGATGGATCATCTGCGTCATGGTATCCACCTGCGCGGCTACGCTCAGAAAAACCCGAAACAGGAATACAAGCGCGAGTCCTTTACGCTGTTTCAGGAACTGCTCGAGTCCATCAAGCGCGACAGCATTCGGGTTCTGTCCCATGTGCAGGTTCGTCGCGAAGACCCAGCCGAGGAGGAGCAGCGTTTGCGCCGCGACGCTGAAGAGCTGGCGCAGCGTATGCAATTTCAGCATGCCGAGGTTTCGGCGCTGGAAGCAGACCAAGAGGATCCAGAGGCTGAGGACGATGTAGCGGCAGCTGCAGCTCCCACGCGTACCGAGCAAAAGATCGGGCGCAACGAACCCTGCCCTTGCGGGTCCGGAAAGAAGTACAAGCATTGCCACGGACAGGTTCAGTAA
- a CDS encoding DUF721 domain-containing protein, with amino-acid sequence MSFRPLPARASASLLREAKPLKALFGEAKRLDRLQQLVDGQLQPAAREFCRVASWREGTLLLIVTDSHWATRLRYQQRRLQRQLLCMEEFSGLSRIQFKVQPPETPRHKPGPPPALSALAADNIQETARGIKDPKLRAALERLASHARPDRDA; translated from the coding sequence ATGTCGTTTCGCCCCTTGCCGGCCCGAGCCTCTGCGTCGCTGCTGCGCGAGGCCAAACCGCTAAAAGCGCTGTTTGGCGAAGCGAAGCGACTGGATCGACTACAGCAACTGGTCGACGGTCAGTTGCAGCCCGCAGCACGAGAGTTTTGTCGTGTGGCCTCATGGCGCGAAGGGACACTGCTGCTGATCGTTACCGACAGCCACTGGGCAACGCGACTGCGCTACCAACAACGACGCTTACAACGGCAACTGCTGTGTATGGAAGAATTCAGCGGCCTGAGCCGTATCCAGTTCAAGGTACAGCCCCCCGAAACGCCGCGGCACAAACCTGGGCCGCCGCCAGCACTGTCGGCGCTTGCAGCAGACAATATCCAGGAAACCGCTCGTGGCATTAAGGACCCCAAGCTCAGGGCCGCGCTTGAGCGGCTCGCCAGCCACGCCCGCCCCGACAGAGATGCTTGA
- a CDS encoding multidrug transporter, with amino-acid sequence MLIGALLVATWLILLIRYPLRAVPISLGALLGLGIVAAWVIWQEQREEQLLAQLQLRMSYAPTSCPAGQPLLIILDNHSPKPMRKLSWEVAAYSPGSSLNLVTSSYDAPQYRGPGDLQPGQRWQSCAPLPPLRSGYRSSNLDFRAERLRGHFAN; translated from the coding sequence ATGCTGATCGGCGCGTTGCTAGTCGCAACCTGGCTGATCCTATTGATTCGGTACCCCCTTCGAGCGGTACCGATTTCGCTGGGAGCGCTGCTTGGCCTTGGTATCGTTGCGGCCTGGGTGATCTGGCAAGAACAAAGGGAAGAGCAGCTGCTTGCTCAACTCCAGCTGCGGATGTCGTATGCACCGACGAGCTGCCCGGCCGGACAGCCGTTGCTCATCATTCTGGACAACCATAGCCCCAAGCCAATGCGCAAACTGAGTTGGGAGGTAGCCGCCTACTCTCCCGGTTCCAGCCTTAATCTGGTGACCTCCAGCTATGACGCGCCGCAATACCGTGGCCCGGGGGACCTGCAACCCGGCCAACGCTGGCAATCCTGCGCCCCGCTACCCCCGTTGCGCTCAGGCTACCGGAGCAGCAACCTAGACTTTCGCGCCGAGCGGCTTCGAGGCCACTTCGCCAATTGA
- a CDS encoding helix-turn-helix transcriptional regulator has product MSVRFNPGALSTEAAAQVQVATIPRLPPLHIPRPRLVDALLEARCRLRLICAPAGFGKSVLMNECARMVPADTHLVWLDLGGRAFSAEALCSQLRRVLGGTTSESGDVQQDLINLLNDFPRPLWIMLDDYPREVTAPFDACLDLLIERGPESVSWWVSSRRQPAWKLPRLLLQGDLFELEAEVLALTAGELRLLLKAHRLELADDTFKQLLAGSEGWLAGVSLLLLNADEQAVRERLIAGTSLLRDYVQREVLEGQSEEICRALFALARMPRFSSQLCEHVLDGIGNDLLDVLKTSQLFIRQTDNCGEWYRLWRPLALMLQRMPGVASPTQTHLRACQWFANRGEMREAVEHALWAGQPEVAANFLQRYGQEQLLIGDNVSHFMKWRSELPQDLFNSTTRLIVLHGWALIISARLDEVDDCLADLAKFFPQPDARRQAQLLAQWQALRGFLARLRGEPEARDYCLQALEVLSDHAWAQRVLCYQALSQQAIAESQLELAQHYNSEGMKLARLKGSVLYEAMLSIDRIQLLEITGEFERAVGVLEESLMVLRDGVGHSPIIGRLKLLRGHLLAYQGLDEPAREAFQQGRVETETCGDSYVFFGYAGLAELAARNQEFPTAYHWLREAERLAQWRHVPEARFRGILPLITGLTWLHQGQLKKARAVFIQVLELYDGHTYIAPSGFYELLPRVQRYLAVIDLLSDRGALAIDTLRELIEQNLRSQRLGLACECRFTLAEALQMDGQHDEAEQELRKALGEAARQHLVKPLYELQHRQPQWLAKMLPAGKGESLRDRLLQFEREPEESAAPGDEAILSNRELTVLRLIAQGCSNQEIAEQLFISLHTVKTHARRINTKLGVARRTQAVARAKALAWL; this is encoded by the coding sequence ATGTCCGTACGCTTCAACCCTGGTGCCCTCAGCACAGAAGCCGCCGCGCAGGTTCAAGTTGCGACTATTCCACGTCTTCCACCGCTGCATATACCAAGGCCACGACTCGTCGATGCTCTGCTCGAGGCCCGTTGTCGACTGCGTTTGATCTGCGCACCGGCCGGGTTTGGCAAGAGCGTACTCATGAATGAGTGCGCGCGAATGGTGCCTGCCGATACACATCTCGTATGGCTTGATCTCGGCGGCAGGGCTTTCTCTGCTGAAGCTCTGTGTTCACAGCTGCGCCGGGTATTAGGCGGTACAACTTCAGAGAGTGGGGACGTTCAGCAAGATCTCATCAACCTGCTGAATGATTTTCCGCGGCCGCTTTGGATCATGTTGGATGATTATCCGAGAGAGGTGACCGCGCCGTTCGATGCCTGCCTCGACCTGCTTATCGAAAGGGGGCCCGAATCCGTCAGCTGGTGGGTTAGCAGCCGTCGGCAGCCCGCTTGGAAGCTGCCCAGGCTATTGCTGCAAGGTGACTTGTTCGAGCTGGAAGCCGAGGTGCTGGCACTGACGGCTGGCGAGCTGCGGTTGTTGCTCAAAGCACATCGTCTGGAGCTCGCCGATGACACGTTCAAGCAATTGTTGGCGGGTAGCGAGGGGTGGCTGGCCGGTGTCAGCTTGCTGTTATTGAATGCTGATGAGCAGGCGGTTCGTGAGCGATTGATCGCTGGTACTTCACTGTTACGAGATTACGTGCAGCGCGAAGTACTTGAGGGACAGAGTGAGGAGATCTGCCGCGCGCTGTTCGCGTTGGCGCGCATGCCGCGCTTTTCATCGCAGCTGTGTGAGCATGTCCTCGACGGCATAGGAAATGACCTTCTCGATGTACTCAAGACGTCCCAGCTGTTCATTCGTCAAACCGATAACTGTGGTGAATGGTATCGCCTGTGGCGGCCGCTAGCGTTGATGTTGCAACGCATGCCAGGTGTAGCATCACCCACCCAGACGCACCTGCGTGCCTGTCAGTGGTTTGCCAATCGCGGTGAAATGCGTGAGGCGGTGGAGCATGCACTGTGGGCAGGACAGCCAGAAGTCGCAGCCAATTTCTTACAGCGCTACGGGCAGGAGCAGCTGCTCATCGGCGACAACGTTTCGCATTTCATGAAGTGGCGTAGTGAACTTCCGCAAGATTTGTTTAACAGCACGACCCGACTGATCGTGTTGCATGGCTGGGCTTTAATCATTTCGGCTCGGTTAGACGAAGTGGATGACTGCCTCGCCGATCTGGCCAAGTTCTTTCCTCAACCCGATGCTCGACGGCAGGCGCAGCTGCTTGCTCAGTGGCAAGCGTTGCGCGGTTTTCTAGCGCGGTTGCGTGGCGAGCCTGAGGCCAGGGATTATTGCCTTCAGGCTCTGGAGGTCCTGTCTGACCACGCTTGGGCGCAACGGGTGCTTTGTTATCAGGCGTTGTCCCAGCAGGCGATAGCCGAAAGCCAGCTCGAGTTGGCCCAGCATTACAATAGCGAAGGCATGAAGCTTGCGCGGCTTAAGGGCAGCGTGCTGTATGAAGCGATGCTCAGTATCGATCGAATCCAACTGCTGGAAATTACCGGCGAGTTCGAGCGAGCCGTCGGAGTGCTCGAAGAGTCACTGATGGTGCTACGCGACGGTGTCGGCCATAGCCCGATCATCGGCCGATTGAAGCTGCTACGGGGCCATCTGTTGGCCTATCAGGGGCTCGACGAGCCGGCCCGCGAGGCGTTTCAGCAGGGTCGAGTCGAGACGGAAACCTGTGGTGATTCATATGTATTCTTCGGCTATGCCGGGCTGGCGGAGCTGGCAGCTCGCAATCAGGAGTTCCCTACGGCCTACCATTGGCTGCGAGAGGCCGAGCGGCTGGCACAGTGGCGACACGTGCCGGAGGCCCGTTTCCGCGGCATTCTGCCGTTGATAACTGGACTGACGTGGTTGCATCAGGGGCAATTGAAGAAGGCCAGGGCCGTGTTTATACAGGTGCTCGAACTTTACGATGGGCACACGTATATCGCCCCTTCTGGGTTCTACGAGTTGCTGCCGCGGGTTCAGCGCTACCTTGCGGTGATCGACCTACTGTCCGACCGGGGTGCGTTGGCCATCGACACGTTGCGTGAACTTATCGAGCAAAACCTCCGTTCTCAGCGGTTGGGGCTGGCCTGTGAGTGTCGCTTCACGCTCGCCGAAGCGCTTCAAATGGATGGCCAGCATGACGAAGCGGAGCAGGAACTTCGCAAAGCGCTCGGCGAGGCAGCAAGGCAGCATCTGGTCAAGCCGTTGTACGAGTTGCAGCATCGCCAACCACAATGGCTTGCCAAGATGTTGCCTGCAGGAAAGGGGGAAAGCCTGCGCGATCGTTTGCTGCAATTTGAGCGAGAGCCTGAAGAAAGCGCTGCTCCCGGCGATGAGGCCATCCTGAGCAATCGCGAGCTCACGGTCCTGCGTCTCATCGCCCAGGGGTGTTCGAACCAGGAAATTGCCGAGCAACTGTTTATTTCTCTGCATACAGTCAAAACCCATGCCCGACGAATCAATACCAAACTCGGGGTGGCCAGACGTACGCAGGCGGTCGCACGAGCCAAGGCTTTGGCCTGGCTGTGA
- a CDS encoding DUF1329 domain-containing protein, with the protein MKTTKKLFSVLAFSLLASSVMAAVSPEEAAKLGNTLTPLGAEKAGNAEGTIPAWTGGLSTDAAPLDDGHLTNPFKSEQPEFVITAQNVDQYKDKLTAGQQAMFKRYPETYKMRVFPTHRTAAVPDRIYEAAKKSALNTELVDGGNGIANFSDSRYYAFPIPKNGLEVVWNHITRYRGGNVRRNIVQATPQTNGSYTLVHFEDEVAFPSDMTDLDAERAKNALLFFKQRVTAPSRLAGNVLLVHDSLDQVKEPRQAWIYNAGQRRVRRAPQVAYDGPGTAADGMRTTDNFDMFSGAPDRYDWKLVGKKELYIPYNSYEINSSDVQYSDILKAGHVNQDLARYELHRVWEIEANLKEGERNIYAKRRFFVDEDTWTIVQSELYDGRGQLWRVGEAHMLQYYQHKVPAYAFEALYDIISGRYIAIGLSNEEPAHEFGYKASARDFTPAALRNAGVR; encoded by the coding sequence ATGAAAACAACAAAAAAATTATTCAGTGTCTTGGCCTTCTCGCTGCTGGCAAGCAGCGTGATGGCTGCAGTCTCTCCAGAGGAAGCCGCAAAGCTCGGCAATACTTTGACTCCACTCGGGGCCGAGAAGGCGGGTAACGCCGAAGGAACGATTCCAGCCTGGACAGGCGGTTTGTCCACCGATGCCGCACCGCTGGATGACGGGCATCTGACCAATCCCTTCAAAAGCGAACAGCCTGAGTTCGTTATCACCGCGCAGAATGTCGATCAATATAAGGACAAGCTGACGGCGGGCCAGCAGGCGATGTTCAAGCGTTATCCAGAAACGTACAAGATGCGGGTCTTTCCAACCCACCGCACTGCAGCAGTGCCAGACCGCATCTACGAAGCAGCCAAAAAAAGCGCTTTAAATACCGAGTTGGTTGACGGTGGTAACGGTATTGCCAATTTTTCCGATAGCCGCTACTACGCATTCCCTATCCCGAAGAACGGCCTGGAGGTCGTCTGGAACCACATTACGCGGTACCGCGGCGGCAACGTTCGCCGCAACATTGTCCAGGCAACTCCACAAACCAATGGTAGTTACACCTTGGTGCACTTCGAAGACGAAGTGGCTTTCCCCAGCGACATGACGGATCTGGATGCAGAGCGCGCAAAGAACGCGTTGCTTTTCTTTAAGCAGCGGGTAACAGCACCGTCGCGTCTTGCTGGTAACGTTCTGCTCGTACACGATTCGTTGGATCAGGTGAAAGAGCCGCGGCAGGCCTGGATTTATAACGCCGGCCAGCGTCGTGTGCGTCGTGCCCCGCAGGTTGCCTATGACGGTCCAGGTACCGCAGCAGACGGCATGCGGACTACTGACAACTTCGACATGTTTAGCGGTGCGCCTGATCGCTACGATTGGAAGCTGGTCGGTAAGAAGGAGTTGTATATCCCTTACAACAGCTACGAGATCAATTCTAGCGACGTGCAGTACAGCGACATTCTGAAAGCCGGTCACGTCAATCAGGATCTCGCGCGTTACGAGTTGCATCGTGTCTGGGAGATCGAAGCCAACCTCAAGGAGGGTGAGCGCAACATCTACGCCAAGCGTCGTTTCTTCGTAGATGAAGATACCTGGACTATTGTGCAATCCGAGTTGTACGACGGCCGCGGCCAGTTGTGGCGCGTCGGTGAGGCGCACATGTTGCAGTACTATCAGCACAAGGTGCCGGCCTATGCCTTCGAGGCGCTTTACGACATTATCTCGGGGCGCTATATCGCCATCGGCTTGAGTAATGAAGAACCAGCGCACGAATTCGGCTACAAAGCGTCGGCCCGCGACTTTACGCCTGCTGCATTGCGTAATGCCGGGGTGCGCTGA